The Gloeocapsa sp. DLM2.Bin57 DNA segment TATCGAGAAACAATGGCAACAAAAAACAGCGGTATATCGCCCTTGGGGTATTAAAGGAACAGATGACTTTTTAATCGCTTTATCAGAAGCTACGGGTAATCCTATTCCTGCTGAAATCGAAAAAGAACGCGGACGCGCTGTTGATGCGATGACCGATACCCAAGCTTGGTTACACGGTAAAAAAGCAGCCCTTTACGGCGATCCAGATTTAGTGATGGGCTTATTGCAATTTCTTCTAGAAATGGGTGTTGAACCAGTTCATATCGTTGTTAGCAACTCTAACCCCGAATTTGAAGCAGAAGCAAAAGCTCTTCTCGAAGCTAGTCCCTACGGTAAAGATGCTACCGTCTGGGGTGGTAAAGATTTATGGCATATGCGCTCACTACTATTTACTGAACCTGTAGATTTCCTCATCGGTAATTCCTACGGTAAGTATCTCATGCGTGATACTAATACCCCTCTGATTCGCATCGGTTATCCTATCTTCGATCGCCATCATTTACATCGCTATAGCACAATTGGCTATAACGGAGCTATCAATCTCCTCAACTGGATTGCTAATACCGTTCTCGATGAATTAGATCGCAACACGAGCATTCCTGGTAAAACCGACATCTCTTATGACCTAATCCGTTAAAACCAGAGTGGGGGAGGGTTCTCCCCCCCTTTGGGTATGTTTTTAACAATGACCTTATCCGAGGGGTAAAACAAGGGTGACAAGGAGGGAAAGTGGACTAGAGAAGTATATGTATTAAAACCATTTAATTTTTCGTATCTACTTTATCTCCCCCCTCTCAGGAATAGGTTTTTTACCAAAATTTTGTAGTGACGTTAAGACAAAAAAGACAAGCTGGGCAAGTGAACCAGGAAGTATATGTATTTAAATACAACTATAATAAGAAACACATTTATTTATAGTATCTACCTTGTCTCCCCACCTTCGTTCCTCCCTTGTCTTACCTTCACCTGAAGGTTAAAAACCTACCCTTATGAGCCTCTCTCTCCTAGCCCCCGTAAAATTATGACAGATACTCACTACTCCTTTGACCTATTTTACCCCCTCCGCGTTGGGATTCAGCGTATTCCTGTCAAAAACGCTTTTGTTGCTCGTTTAATCTGTCAAGTTATCCCCTGTAATTGTCCTTTTGAACAAGATGTGGTCTTATTCCACCATATCCTCTTTCATATCCCCCCTCTGTGTAAACTCAACCCCCTATACGATGAACTGATTGCTTTACGTTTTCGCGCTCTCACTTTTCTGGTTGATGTTTGTTGTGAAGATGTCAGTAAATATTGTTAATTATCTAGGTTATATACATGAAAATCACTTCAGGCAAAGTTAATCAATTACTCACTCAATCAGGGTGTGAACATAATCATCATCACGCTGATGGTAAAGGTAAAAATAAAGCCTGTAAACAACAAGCTCAACCAGGTTTAGCTCAGGGGGGTTGCGCTTTTGATGGAGCTTCCATCGCTCTTGTTCCCATTACAGATGTAGCTCATTTAGTACACGGTCCGATCGCCTGTGCGGGTAACTCCTGGGGTGGTCGCGGTAGTCTTTCTTCTGGTTCAAAGCTTTATAAAATGGGCTTTACTACCGATGTCAGTGAGAATGATATCATTTTCGGTGGCGAGAAAAAACTCTATAAAGCGATTGGCGAGGTGGCTCAGCGTTACCAACCGAAGGCTGTTTTTGTCTATTCTACTTGCGTGACTGCTCTAATTGGTGATGATTTAGACGCTGTTTGTGAAGCAGCTAGTAAAAAATTCCACTTACCAGTTATCCCTGTTAATTCTCCTGGTTTCGTTGGGAGTAAAAATCTCGGTAATCGTCTCTCAGGTGAATCACTCCTAGAACACGT contains these protein-coding regions:
- a CDS encoding nitrogenase — translated: MTDTHYSFDLFYPLRVGIQRIPVKNAFVARLICQVIPCNCPFEQDVVLFHHILFHIPPLCKLNPLYDELIALRFRALTFLVDVCCEDVSKYC